AGATTTATTCCCCTTGAAAAATCCTATAATCTTAGCCAGAGAATTAACTTGTTTCGTTTCTGTAACTACATCTTCTTTGATTTGGGAAAGCGACTCAAGTTCTAGCTGATTTTCGTCACGTAGTGCTTTTAACCAAAGCTGGCGATATTCCATCTGGGCTTGGCGCTGTTTAATTTCTTCTATACTACTAGATCCATAAACTCTTTCTATATCCATAATCTGTCTTGCAACTTTTTGCTATGTAATTTCTAGAAAAATTTGTCAATTAATAAAATTCAAGGAATCCAAGACCACAATTCAATTTGAATAAATCGAACAATAGGACGGGTAAACGCTATGATTACAGGCATACTTTTACCCTCAATTTTTGCATAACCAGACATACCAGATTTTAAAATTCTGCTAGTTCTGGGAAACTCTACTACTACCTTCACTACTCGACCGGATGTTGCATTTGTAGATTCTAGCGTTGTACCTGAGGTTTGATTAACAGAAACCTTACTTGATGAATCATCAGTGCTGGTAATAGGTTCAATTGAAACTACATGTCCAATCAAAGGATCATTGGGATATGCAGCCAGCTTAACTTCAGCCTTTCCTCCAGAAATAATTTCACCTACTTCATATTCAGGAATTTGAATTTCTCCATAAATATTGCGGGAGTTTTCTACAGTAGCAAAGGTATCGCCCTTATCTAAATAATTACCTACTTTTTGCTGCAATTCAGAAGTAACTATATATCCATCAAATGGCATGACTAACTTAGTACGTTTAAGCTGACTATTCAGATATGACAGTTGTTGGCGAAGACGCTGGATTTCTGCTCTAGTAGCAGCTATCTCCTGACGCACGGCGTCTAGTTCTTCCGGATAAGGTCCACTCTTTACTAAACTGAGATTAGCTTTTGCTTCTTCTACTTTTTGATATTTAACTGCGACATCTCCTTTTGCTTCCTGTAGACTTTGTTGAGCTTTTTCAACATTTTGCTTCATTTCCTCGACGGTGTTACGATCTGTTGTGGCACGCTTATCAGCATCTTCATATTGTTGGCGAGAATAAGCACCTTGTTCTGACAAATACTTAAATCTTTCAGCTTCACGAAGACTAAATTCAGCTTTACTAATAGCAGTCTGAAGCGCTCCTTTAGCTACTTCTACTTCTTGTTGTACGACTTTTACTTTTTGCTTAGCAACTTCTACTTGTTGGCTAGCAACTCCTACTTGTTGTTTAGCAACTTCTATATCTTCTTTTTTAGGAGTAGCTAGTAGCTTAGCTAGTTCAGCTTCCTGCTTTCTCATATCAGCTTGTTTACTGTTTATTTGCTCCTCTGTTTTAGAAAATTCGTTGCTAATTTCTGGAGCTTCCATAGTTGCTACTACAGTTCCGGCTTTTACCCAAGTACCATCACCACCTTTGAGTAAAACTCGTGTAATTTTTCCTTCAACTTCAGCTTGTATTTGCTGTTGCTTAGAAGTTATTAATTTAATTTGACCACCAGAACGGTATGGATATGGTAAAAAAAGAGCCAAGCCTCCAAGCATTGTACATGCTTTTAAAAATGTACCTAACCAAGATTTATTAACTTTCTGATTTGCGTATTCTGATTCTTTTGCTGATGTAATCATATCTCTTGTCACTAAATTATTAAATTTATGGGAGTTCAACCATCTAGATATTGGTTGGCGTAAAACGAGTGCTAACAGTGCAAATAAAAATATATAGGTAGTACCATTACCTAAAATTCCGGGTAAGTTTTCTGCTAAACCCCCAGCAGCAAAATAAATGATTGTCAAAATCATCGATATTGAAAAAAATCCTGCACCCAGCAAAAACAGTTGCAGTCCTAATTTTTGTTTTTTAGGTAATGATTTTGGTAGGGGACGGCGATTAAGTAACATATCCCAAACCAAAAAAGACCGTTGAAACAAATTAGGTGGTAGACGAAAATAAGCAGTTGTCCATACATAGCCATCAGAAGGCCATAGAGGACTTGCATCTAGTAAAAAATCTATAAAGCTGGCATGAGCTAGTAAAAGAGCATAATTGCTCAATTGTGTTCCTGTTTCACGATGTAAGTACCAAACTAAAACACCCAAAACAAATAAAATTGGTCTTACAATCACAGGAATTGCTAGTGTCCATAATTGTCTGTGACGCTGAAGCTGCCACATAGGCTCTCGATCAATATAAAAGCGTGGTAAAAATCCAGCAGCAAGAACCAAGCCAAACTTCGTAACTGTGCCACCATAATAAGTAAGCACTACACCCTGAGCTAGTTTAGCTGTTAGAGATGCAAAAATAAGATTAAATGCATAAATTTGTAGATAAGGTAAAGAATGAATTCCAGAAGTATAATCAGACCACAAGAGAAATTGATTATTAAATAAAGTTAAAAAAGCTATGGGTATACCAGGTATCAATCCCCAAACTGATAATTGAAATAACAGACTAAATGGTGCAAAAATATTTTTTATAACAGCAAATGTTTTACCAGGATTGCCAGCAGACCATATGTAGACTTGAGATTTAATTTTTTCTTTTTTAGAAAAATTCATACCAGAAGATATTCTGGTATATTCATTTTGTTTAATTTCTAATAATGGTTCCTGTATTGCATTTTCTATATCTGCTTCAGATGTAAATGGTTCGAGAAGATTACACTCTGCAATTTGACGAGAAAATTGGTAGAAATCTTCTTCTGCTAGTAGGGTATTAAAACGAGATATAAATTTATCAATGATTACGGATGGAGTAGCTATTCCATTCATCGATTGGCAAAGAAAATATTCTTCCAATCCGAATTCAAATATTTGCTCAGAGTTGGGAATTTTAACTTGGTAACATTCAGGCTTTTTCCCTACTTGTGGAATTCTTTTAATTTCTAAATCTCTACGCCAACGGTTCTTTAATGGTTTATACATGAGAAAATAACAGGAAGTTTTGGCTCAAAATATTACTTATTTGTATAATGGGACTTTGCTGGAAAAAATGTTACTAAAAGCAGAAAATTTTTAGCTTTTGAGATTTTTGTGGATCAGATAAGGGAGAGAAACTCATAAATTTCTCTCCTCTTTTTTTTCTTACTCATCCCAGTTTTTAACAGGATTGGAGTATTTGTTGTATTTCCTAGCAAGTTAATTTAAAAATACTTTTTACTCCATGTAACCGAGCATTTGTAGCTGAGCAATGATTTGTTGTTTTTCGTCCTCACTAATATCGCCAGTTCCTGTATTTGCTTCTTCGCCAGTAACAGTAGAAGCACCAATTTTGATTGGTTTTAAATCTAATTGGGTTTCAGTGAAAAACTCTTCAGGTACATAACCTTCAAAATCTGCGGGGACTGGTAGACCAAGACTATACAGCAGAGCAGCTGGAACATCTACAACATTTTGGCGCTTCCCTTCATAATTGGATTTTATTCCGTATCCTCCTGCTAGGAAAATACCGTCAGGATGATGAGTTCCTCCTGGTGTCTCACGCGGTTCAACCGCAGGTTGGTAATTTTTGATCGAGACAAAACCATAGTCGCGCAGCACTAAAGTTAAGTCAGGAGCTTCATGCATAGCAGCTCCAGAATAAACATCTTCCCGTTTATGAATTGCTTGGATAATCCTTTCGCCTGTATTCTGATCTCGGAAATTCTCCAAATCACAAATTAGTTTTTCCCGGAAGGCTTCGTATTCTGAAGGCTGAACACCGGGATCTCCTGGTTTTTCGGCTACACGGATTGTGATGCCGTTACTGGAGGGAGTACGGCAGTAAGCTAGAGTTTTATCCCAATCTAGATTGGCAAACCAACTAGATTCACGTCTATTGCTTGCTTCAGAACCGTCTGTTTCTTTCCATACTAAGTAACCTTTTTCATGCAAAAAGGTATTGATGCGAACCACTTCTGTTGTGGCTGTGAAGCCGTGGTCGGAGGCCATAAATACTTGAGCTTCAGGGCCAGCAAGTTCTACTAGGCGCTGAATATAAGTATCTAACTTGCGGAAATACTCTAGACACAGTTCCCGCATCCGTTTTTGCCAAGGAGAAGGATTAGCTGGTATCAAGGCAGGATCGAGAAACATCCAGATTTGGTGCTGGAGTTTGTCTACACCATCAAATAATACTGCCATCAAGTCGGGGTTATCTTCTTTGAGAAGTTTCTCGGCAATTCGGAACCACTGTTCATCGCGAGGGATATGATAGCGAACCCAGTTTTCTAAATCTTCATCGGTCATAACCT
Above is a genomic segment from Fischerella sp. JS2 containing:
- a CDS encoding HlyD family secretion protein; this encodes MYKPLKNRWRRDLEIKRIPQVGKKPECYQVKIPNSEQIFEFGLEEYFLCQSMNGIATPSVIIDKFISRFNTLLAEEDFYQFSRQIAECNLLEPFTSEADIENAIQEPLLEIKQNEYTRISSGMNFSKKEKIKSQVYIWSAGNPGKTFAVIKNIFAPFSLLFQLSVWGLIPGIPIAFLTLFNNQFLLWSDYTSGIHSLPYLQIYAFNLIFASLTAKLAQGVVLTYYGGTVTKFGLVLAAGFLPRFYIDREPMWQLQRHRQLWTLAIPVIVRPILFVLGVLVWYLHRETGTQLSNYALLLAHASFIDFLLDASPLWPSDGYVWTTAYFRLPPNLFQRSFLVWDMLLNRRPLPKSLPKKQKLGLQLFLLGAGFFSISMILTIIYFAAGGLAENLPGILGNGTTYIFLFALLALVLRQPISRWLNSHKFNNLVTRDMITSAKESEYANQKVNKSWLGTFLKACTMLGGLALFLPYPYRSGGQIKLITSKQQQIQAEVEGKITRVLLKGGDGTWVKAGTVVATMEAPEISNEFSKTEEQINSKQADMRKQEAELAKLLATPKKEDIEVAKQQVGVASQQVEVAKQKVKVVQQEVEVAKGALQTAISKAEFSLREAERFKYLSEQGAYSRQQYEDADKRATTDRNTVEEMKQNVEKAQQSLQEAKGDVAVKYQKVEEAKANLSLVKSGPYPEELDAVRQEIAATRAEIQRLRQQLSYLNSQLKRTKLVMPFDGYIVTSELQQKVGNYLDKGDTFATVENSRNIYGEIQIPEYEVGEIISGGKAEVKLAAYPNDPLIGHVVSIEPITSTDDSSSKVSVNQTSGTTLESTNATSGRVVKVVVEFPRTSRILKSGMSGYAKIEGKSMPVIIAFTRPIVRFIQIELWSWIP
- a CDS encoding alkaline phosphatase family protein, whose protein sequence is MTKTLFIGLDGATFTVINEMIRDLPDVGVTMPFLKQFIENGARAKLLSTPNPLTPPAWVSIMTGRTPGNHGVYDFIRAEEKAGDVFFTLYDARDIRTETIWSIASRQNATVVALNFPFTAPPLPINGALIPGFVPWKHLRRNTTPANLYDRLKEIPDFDPKELAWDFDREKQTLEVMTDEDLENWVRYHIPRDEQWFRIAEKLLKEDNPDLMAVLFDGVDKLQHQIWMFLDPALIPANPSPWQKRMRELCLEYFRKLDTYIQRLVELAGPEAQVFMASDHGFTATTEVVRINTFLHEKGYLVWKETDGSEASNRRESSWFANLDWDKTLAYCRTPSSNGITIRVAEKPGDPGVQPSEYEAFREKLICDLENFRDQNTGERIIQAIHKREDVYSGAAMHEAPDLTLVLRDYGFVSIKNYQPAVEPRETPGGTHHPDGIFLAGGYGIKSNYEGKRQNVVDVPAALLYSLGLPVPADFEGYVPEEFFTETQLDLKPIKIGASTVTGEEANTGTGDISEDEKQQIIAQLQMLGYME